DNA sequence from the Candidatus Zixiibacteriota bacterium genome:
GACCAGCGCGGACAGGAACACCAGCATCCCCGAGACTTCGTGCAGGAAAGTCTCGGCCATTTCTCTGCTGATCGCGTACGCGCCGATCGCCGTTACCATGATTCTAAACACGTTTGCGGTCATCGCAATCGGGATCATTGCCAAGGTCAGAAGCACAGGTCTGAACCGCCCCGACATGTAGTGCCACGAATAGAGCGAACCGAGCGCCAGCAACGTCACCAGGCTGCGAAGGCCGCTGCAGGCCTCTATCACCTCGAGCGAATACCCCGGCAGATGGATGATATTCCCCTGCCGGACAGCCGGCATACCAAGCAGTTGCAGCAGAAAAGTAGTCAGCTTGGTGGAGAGAAGCTGCATCGGCAGTGTGGCCTGGTAGTAAATGACCGCCGGCACCGGCACCATGAAGAGGAGAAAGAAGAAGGCGAACCAGGCGCGACGAAAGTTATCCCGGCCAAGATAGGCAAGGCCGATGCCGGTGATCTGCAAAATCAGCGACATCCGAGTCACGAAGAACTCGCTCGCGGCGATACCCAGCACGAGCCCCCCGCTTCCGACCAGCACGAGAACGATTCCCCATCGGCTCGGTTCTGCGGGCCAATGAAGCTCACGGCGGCAGCGATAGAGCAGGTAAACCGATATCGGCAACACCAGAAAGCCGTGGGAGTAGTTATCGTCATGCCACCAGTCCAGCCCCAGGTCAACCCAAACGTGGAAACTCAGTGCTGTCGACAGGGCCAGCAGAGCGTACGGGAACTTATGCCTGACGATATGGCTTAATATGGCATTCCGGTCGATGGTCATGGGTGTGATCGTTGGTGTCCGCTGCTGCGCTGACAGGTTATCGCGTTCTTTCGGCTGTCGGGCAAGGTTTAACTTCCTTCTAAGGGGCCACGGAAAGGTAATGGTTGAACCTGCCGACAGTTGAACTATATTCGGGCGCTCGGAGCGGAAACGCTGTGCTCCACGGATGACAATTGATGGCGGAATCGGTTGCTAAAGAAGCCGGGCTGGTAGCCAGGCACGCCGGTATTTACGGTCTGGCCAACGTGATGGAACGCGCGGTCGGTTTCATCATGATACCGGTCTATACCCGATTTCTGACACCGTCAGATTACGGCATTCTCGAACTGATCTACCTGACTACCGCTGTTATTTCTCTCGTAGTCGGGATGGGGATCGAGTCGGCGGTCAGCCGTTTCTATTTCGATTACAAGGACGAGCGTTCGCGCGG
Encoded proteins:
- a CDS encoding exosortase/archaeosortase family protein, with the translated sequence MTIDRNAILSHIVRHKFPYALLALSTALSFHVWVDLGLDWWHDDNYSHGFLVLPISVYLLYRCRRELHWPAEPSRWGIVLVLVGSGGLVLGIAASEFFVTRMSLILQITGIGLAYLGRDNFRRAWFAFFFLLFMVPVPAVIYYQATLPMQLLSTKLTTFLLQLLGMPAVRQGNIIHLPGYSLEVIEACSGLRSLVTLLALGSLYSWHYMSGRFRPVLLTLAMIPIAMTANVFRIMVTAIGAYAISREMAETFLHEVSGMLVFLSALVMLLILGAFLKWTEKRFS